One part of the Streptomyces ferrugineus genome encodes these proteins:
- a CDS encoding ABC transporter ATP-binding protein, translating to MPSDALLSVHDLRIAFDGVAAVRGLTFDVRPREVLALVGESGAGKSLTARALLGMLPRGATTSGTIRPDLVPHRGRRISLVPQDALSALSPVHPVGDQLAAAVRSVARVPRKEARARAVAALERVGIPDAVRRARAYPHEYSGGMRQRAVIAMATINEPDIVVADEPTTALDEAHRDQVLRVLAERREAVGAALVLVTHDMDVVRDHADRVLVMYAGRLTELGPADEVLGRPRAPYTAGLLASLPQHAPPGRRLPALHGTPPAPGTLPPGCAFAPRCPLATDACRTAEPEPQEVEGRLVACDRWAELPHPATRLFQEEERQPV from the coding sequence TTGCCGTCTGACGCACTGCTGTCGGTGCACGACCTGCGCATCGCCTTCGACGGAGTCGCGGCCGTACGCGGCCTGACCTTCGACGTCCGCCCGCGCGAAGTCCTCGCCCTCGTCGGCGAATCGGGCGCGGGCAAGTCCCTCACGGCCCGGGCGCTGCTGGGCATGCTGCCGCGCGGCGCGACGACGAGCGGCACGATCCGGCCGGACCTCGTACCCCACCGCGGCCGCCGCATCTCCCTCGTTCCGCAAGATGCCCTGTCCGCCCTCTCCCCCGTGCACCCGGTCGGGGACCAACTGGCCGCCGCCGTACGCTCGGTGGCCCGCGTCCCGCGCAAGGAGGCCCGGGCCCGCGCGGTCGCCGCCCTCGAACGGGTCGGCATCCCGGATGCCGTACGCAGGGCACGGGCGTATCCGCACGAGTACTCCGGCGGCATGCGGCAGCGCGCGGTCATCGCCATGGCGACGATCAACGAGCCCGACATCGTCGTCGCCGACGAGCCCACCACCGCCCTGGACGAGGCCCACCGCGACCAGGTGCTGCGGGTGCTGGCCGAGCGGCGGGAGGCGGTGGGCGCCGCGCTCGTGCTGGTCACCCACGACATGGACGTCGTACGGGACCACGCGGACCGCGTGCTGGTCATGTACGCCGGCCGCCTCACCGAACTCGGCCCGGCGGACGAGGTCCTGGGCCGCCCCCGCGCCCCCTACACGGCGGGCCTGCTGGCCTCCCTCCCTCAGCACGCGCCCCCGGGCCGCCGCCTGCCCGCGCTGCACGGCACCCCTCCCGCCCCCGGCACCCTCCCTCCGGGCTGCGCCTTCGCCCCCCGCTGCCCGCTGGCGACGGACGCCTGCCGTACGGCGGAACCGGAGCCGCAGGAGGTGGAGGGGCGGCTGGTGGCCTGCGACCGCTGGGCGGAACTCCCCCACCCGGCCACCCGGTTGTTCCAGGAAGAGGAGCGGCAGCCCGTATGA
- a CDS encoding ATP-binding cassette domain-containing protein, whose translation MSDALLDVRDLVVRYGDATAVDHVSFTLAPGETLALNGPSGCGKSSTALAVLQLRRPASGEVRFEGQELTTLSEPELRPIRPRMQPVFQDPYGSLSPRHRIRDAVAEPLRIQGRRPTPDQVAELLDRVGLDPAYGDRRPHELSGGQCQRAGIARALACEPHLLVLDEPVSSLDPSIRAGVLNLLADLQDDLGLGYLFICHDRAVVRRFADRVMEMRDGRVISG comes from the coding sequence ATGAGTGACGCCCTGCTCGACGTCCGCGACCTCGTGGTCCGCTACGGCGACGCCACCGCCGTCGACCACGTCTCCTTCACCCTGGCCCCCGGCGAGACCCTCGCCCTGAACGGCCCCTCCGGCTGCGGCAAGTCCTCCACGGCCCTGGCGGTCCTCCAGCTGCGCCGCCCGGCCTCCGGTGAAGTCCGCTTCGAGGGACAGGAGTTGACGACCCTGTCCGAACCCGAACTCCGCCCGATCCGCCCGCGGATGCAGCCGGTCTTCCAGGACCCGTACGGTTCGCTCAGCCCTCGCCACAGGATCCGCGACGCGGTGGCGGAACCACTGCGGATCCAGGGCCGCCGGCCCACCCCCGACCAGGTGGCCGAGCTCCTGGACCGGGTGGGCCTGGACCCGGCGTACGGCGACCGCCGGCCGCACGAGCTCTCCGGCGGCCAGTGCCAACGCGCCGGAATCGCCCGCGCGCTGGCCTGCGAACCCCACCTGCTGGTCCTCGACGAACCGGTCTCGTCCCTCGACCCCTCCATCCGGGCCGGCGTGCTGAACCTGCTCGCCGACCTCCAGGACGACCTCGGCCTCGGCTACCTGTTCATCTGCCACGACCGGGCGGTCGTACGACGTTTCGCGGACCGGGTGATGGAGATGCGGGACGGGCGGGTCATTTCCGGGTAG
- the serA gene encoding phosphoglycerate dehydrogenase → MSSKPVVLIAEELSPATVDALGPDFEIRHCNGADRAALLPAIADVDAILIRSATKVDAEAIAAANKLKVVARAGVGLDNVDVSAATKAGVMVVNAPTSNIVTAAELACGLLLATARNIPQANAALKNGEWKRSKYTGVELAEKTLGVVGLGRIGALVAQRMSAFGMKVVAYDPYVQPARAAQMGVKVLSLDELLEVSDFITVHLPKTPETLGLIGDEALRKVKPSVRIVNAARGGIVDEEALYSALKEGRVAGAGLDVYAKEPCTDSPLFEFDQVVSTPHLGASTDEAQEKAGIAVARSVRLALAGELVPDAVNVQGGVIAEDVKPGLPLAERLGRIFTALAGEVAVRLDVEVYGEITQHDVKVLELSALKGVFEDVVDETVSYVNAPLFAQERGVEVRLTTSSEATDHRNVVTVRGTLAGGEEVSVSGTLAGPKHLQKIVAVGEYDVDLALADHMVVLKYEDRPGVVGTVGRIFGEAGINIAGMQVSRSVAGGEALAVLTVDDTVTQAVLTEVAEEIGATSARSVNLV, encoded by the coding sequence GTGAGCTCGAAACCCGTCGTACTCATCGCTGAAGAGCTTTCGCCCGCAACCGTGGACGCGCTCGGTCCGGACTTCGAGATCCGGCACTGCAACGGCGCCGACCGGGCCGCCCTGCTGCCCGCCATCGCCGACGTGGACGCGATCCTGATCCGCTCCGCCACCAAGGTCGACGCCGAGGCGATCGCCGCCGCGAACAAGCTCAAGGTCGTCGCACGAGCCGGCGTCGGCCTGGACAACGTCGACGTCTCCGCCGCCACCAAGGCCGGCGTGATGGTCGTCAACGCCCCCACCTCGAACATCGTGACCGCCGCCGAGCTGGCCTGTGGTCTGCTGCTCGCCACCGCCCGCAACATCCCGCAGGCCAACGCCGCGCTGAAGAACGGCGAGTGGAAGCGCAGCAAGTACACCGGAGTGGAGCTCGCCGAGAAGACCCTCGGCGTGGTCGGCCTCGGCCGCATCGGCGCGCTCGTCGCGCAGCGCATGTCCGCCTTCGGCATGAAGGTCGTCGCCTACGACCCCTATGTGCAGCCCGCGCGCGCCGCGCAGATGGGCGTCAAGGTGCTGTCGCTGGACGAGCTGCTCGAGGTCTCCGACTTCATCACCGTCCACCTGCCCAAGACCCCCGAGACCCTCGGCCTCATCGGCGACGAGGCGCTGCGCAAGGTCAAGCCGAGCGTGCGCATCGTCAACGCCGCGCGCGGCGGCATCGTCGACGAGGAGGCGCTGTACTCGGCGCTGAAGGAGGGCCGGGTCGCCGGTGCCGGCCTCGACGTGTACGCGAAGGAGCCCTGCACGGACTCCCCGCTGTTCGAGTTCGACCAGGTCGTGTCCACCCCGCACCTCGGTGCCTCCACCGACGAGGCGCAGGAAAAGGCCGGCATCGCCGTCGCCCGCTCGGTGCGCCTCGCCCTCGCCGGTGAGCTCGTGCCCGACGCGGTGAACGTCCAGGGCGGTGTCATCGCCGAGGACGTCAAGCCGGGTCTGCCGCTCGCCGAGCGCCTCGGCCGCATCTTCACGGCGCTCGCCGGTGAGGTCGCGGTCCGCCTCGACGTCGAGGTGTACGGCGAGATCACCCAGCACGATGTGAAGGTGCTGGAGCTCAGCGCCCTCAAGGGTGTCTTCGAGGACGTCGTCGACGAGACGGTGTCGTACGTCAACGCCCCGCTGTTCGCGCAGGAGCGCGGTGTCGAGGTGCGGCTGACGACCAGCTCGGAGGCCACCGACCACCGCAACGTCGTGACCGTGCGCGGCACGCTCGCGGGCGGCGAGGAGGTGTCGGTGTCCGGCACGCTGGCCGGGCCCAAGCACCTGCAGAAGATCGTCGCGGTCGGCGAGTACGACGTGGACCTCGCGCTGGCCGACCACATGGTCGTCCTCAAGTACGAGGACCGTCCCGGTGTCGTCGGCACGGTCGGCCGGATCTTCGGTGAGGCCGGGATCAACATCGCCGGTATGCAGGTGTCGCGGTCGGTGGCCGGCGGCGAGGCGCTGGCGGTCCTGACGGTCGACGACACGGTGACCCAGGCGGTGCTGACCGAGGTGGCCGAGGAGATCGGGGCGACGTCGGCTCGCTCGGTGAACCTGGTCTGA
- the ilvC gene encoding ketol-acid reductoisomerase codes for MAELFYDADADLSIIQGRKVAVIGYGSQGHAHALSLRDSGVDVRVGLHEGSKSKAKAEEQGLRVVTPSEAAAEADVIMILVPDPIQAQVYEEHIAPNLNDGDALFFGHGFNIRFGFIKPPAGVDVCMVAPKGPGHLVRRQYEEGRGVPCIAAVEQDASGNAFALALSYAKGIGGTRAGVIKTTFTEETETDLFGEQAVLCGGTAALVKAGFETLTEAGYQPEIAYFECLHELKLIVDLMYEGGLEKMRWSISETAEWGDYVTGPRIITDATKAEMKKVLAEIQDGTFAQAWMDEYHGGLKKYNEYKTADSEHLLETTGKELRKLMSWVNEEA; via the coding sequence GTGGCCGAGCTGTTCTACGACGCCGACGCCGACCTGTCCATCATCCAGGGCCGCAAGGTCGCGGTCATCGGCTACGGCAGCCAGGGCCACGCCCACGCGCTGTCGCTGCGCGACTCGGGTGTCGACGTGCGGGTCGGTCTGCACGAGGGCTCCAAGTCCAAGGCGAAGGCCGAGGAGCAGGGCCTGCGCGTGGTGACCCCCTCCGAGGCCGCCGCCGAGGCCGACGTCATCATGATCCTGGTGCCGGACCCGATCCAGGCCCAGGTCTACGAGGAGCACATCGCCCCGAACCTCAACGACGGCGACGCCCTGTTCTTCGGCCACGGCTTCAACATCCGCTTCGGCTTCATCAAGCCCCCGGCCGGCGTGGACGTCTGCATGGTCGCCCCCAAGGGCCCGGGCCACCTGGTGCGCCGCCAGTACGAGGAGGGCCGCGGCGTTCCCTGCATCGCCGCCGTCGAGCAGGACGCGAGCGGCAACGCCTTCGCGCTGGCCCTGTCGTACGCCAAGGGCATCGGCGGCACCCGCGCCGGCGTCATCAAGACGACCTTCACCGAGGAGACCGAGACCGACCTGTTCGGTGAGCAGGCCGTCCTGTGCGGTGGCACCGCCGCCCTGGTGAAGGCCGGTTTCGAGACGCTCACCGAGGCCGGCTACCAGCCGGAGATCGCCTACTTCGAGTGCCTGCACGAGCTGAAGCTGATCGTGGACCTCATGTACGAGGGCGGCCTGGAGAAGATGCGCTGGTCGATCTCCGAGACCGCCGAGTGGGGCGACTACGTCACCGGCCCGCGGATCATCACCGACGCCACCAAGGCCGAGATGAAGAAGGTCCTCGCCGAGATCCAGGACGGCACCTTCGCCCAGGCCTGGATGGACGAGTACCACGGCGGTCTGAAGAAGTACAACGAGTACAAGACGGCCGACTCCGAGCACCTGCTGGAGACCACCGGCAAGGAGCTGCGCAAGCTCATGAGCTGGGTGAACGAGGAGGCGTAA
- the ilvN gene encoding acetolactate synthase small subunit, protein MSKHTLSVLVENTPGILARIAALFSRRGFNIDSLAVGVTEHPDISRITIVVNVEDLPLEQVTKQLNKLVNVLKIVELEPGQAVQRELVLVKVRADNETRSQIVEIVQLFRAKTVDVSPEAVTIEATGSSDKLSAMLKMLEPYGIKELVQSGTIAIGRGARSITDRSLRALDRSA, encoded by the coding sequence ATGTCCAAGCACACGCTCTCCGTCCTGGTGGAGAACACCCCGGGCATCCTGGCCCGGATCGCCGCCCTGTTCTCGCGCCGCGGCTTCAACATCGACTCCCTCGCGGTCGGTGTCACCGAGCACCCCGACATCTCCCGCATCACCATCGTGGTGAACGTCGAGGACCTGCCGCTGGAGCAGGTGACCAAGCAGCTCAACAAGCTCGTCAACGTGCTGAAGATCGTCGAGCTGGAGCCGGGACAGGCCGTTCAGCGCGAACTCGTCCTGGTGAAGGTGCGCGCCGACAACGAGACGCGCTCCCAGATCGTCGAGATCGTCCAGCTGTTCCGCGCCAAGACCGTCGACGTCTCCCCGGAGGCCGTCACCATCGAGGCCACCGGCTCCAGCGACAAGCTGTCCGCCATGCTGAAGATGCTGGAGCCGTACGGCATCAAGGAGCTCGTCCAGTCCGGCACCATCGCGATCGGCCGCGGCGCGCGCTCGATCACGGACCGCTCGCTGCGGGCGCTGGACCGGTCGGCATAG
- a CDS encoding acetolactate synthase large subunit, with protein MPMTEQATGAHHPQPRPRSGGHQSAPEHVTGAQSLIRSLEEVGADTVFGIPGGAILPAYDPLMDSTRVRHVLVRHEQGAGHAATGYAQATGKVGVCMATSGPGATNLVTPIADAHMDSVPLVAITGQVASKAIGTDAFQEADIVGITMPVTKHNFLVTRAEDIPRVIAQAFHIAATGRPGPVLVDIAKDALQAKTTFSWPPAMDLPGYRPVTKPHAKQIREAAKLITAAKRPVLYVGGGVIKSGATAELKVLAELTGAPVTTTLMALGAFPDGHPLHVGMPGMHGAVTAVTALQKADLIVALGARFDDRVTGKLDSFAPYAKIVHADIDPAEIGKNRAADVPIVGDAREVIADLVQAVQKEHAEGHQGDYSAWWKDLSRWRETYPLGYDQPEDGSLSPQQVIERIGQLAPEGTIFAAGVGQHQMWAAHFIQYDKPATWLNSGGAGTMGYAVPAAMGAKAGAPQQTVWAIDGDGCFQMTNQELTTCALNNIPIKVAIINNGALGMVRQWQTLFYNQRYSNTVLHSGPEADGKQPSAGTRVPDFVKLSEAMGCYAIRCESPADLDKVIEEANSINDRPVVVDFIVHEDAMVWPMVAAGTSNDEIMAARDVRPDFGDNEDD; from the coding sequence ATGCCGATGACCGAGCAGGCCACCGGGGCCCATCACCCGCAGCCGCGGCCCCGATCCGGAGGACACCAGTCCGCCCCCGAACACGTCACGGGTGCGCAGTCCCTCATCCGTTCGCTCGAGGAGGTCGGCGCCGACACGGTATTCGGCATTCCCGGTGGTGCGATCCTTCCGGCGTACGACCCGCTGATGGACTCCACCCGAGTGCGTCATGTCCTGGTCCGCCATGAGCAGGGGGCCGGCCACGCGGCCACGGGTTACGCGCAGGCCACCGGCAAGGTCGGTGTCTGTATGGCGACCTCCGGCCCCGGCGCCACCAACCTGGTCACGCCGATCGCGGACGCGCACATGGACTCGGTGCCGCTGGTGGCGATCACCGGGCAGGTCGCCTCCAAGGCGATCGGCACGGACGCCTTCCAGGAGGCGGACATCGTGGGCATCACGATGCCGGTCACCAAGCACAACTTCCTGGTCACCCGGGCCGAGGACATTCCGCGGGTGATCGCGCAGGCGTTCCACATCGCCGCCACCGGCCGCCCCGGCCCGGTTCTCGTCGACATCGCCAAGGACGCCCTCCAGGCGAAGACCACCTTCTCCTGGCCGCCCGCCATGGACCTGCCCGGCTACCGGCCCGTCACCAAGCCGCACGCCAAGCAGATCCGTGAGGCCGCCAAGCTGATCACCGCCGCCAAGCGGCCCGTCCTCTACGTCGGCGGCGGTGTCATCAAGTCCGGCGCCACCGCCGAGCTGAAGGTCCTGGCGGAACTGACCGGAGCGCCCGTCACCACCACCCTGATGGCGCTCGGCGCATTCCCCGACGGCCACCCGCTGCACGTGGGAATGCCGGGCATGCACGGTGCGGTCACCGCCGTCACCGCGCTGCAGAAGGCCGACCTGATCGTCGCCCTCGGAGCCCGCTTCGACGACCGTGTCACCGGCAAGCTGGACAGCTTCGCCCCGTACGCCAAGATCGTGCACGCCGACATCGACCCGGCCGAGATCGGCAAGAACCGTGCCGCCGACGTGCCGATCGTGGGGGATGCCCGGGAGGTCATCGCCGATCTGGTCCAGGCGGTGCAGAAGGAGCACGCCGAGGGCCATCAGGGCGACTACAGCGCCTGGTGGAAGGACCTGTCGCGGTGGCGGGAGACCTATCCGCTGGGCTACGACCAGCCCGAGGACGGCTCGCTGTCCCCGCAGCAGGTCATCGAGAGGATCGGCCAGCTCGCCCCGGAGGGCACGATCTTCGCGGCGGGCGTCGGCCAGCACCAGATGTGGGCCGCGCACTTCATCCAGTACGACAAGCCCGCCACCTGGCTGAACTCCGGCGGCGCCGGGACGATGGGCTACGCGGTGCCGGCCGCGATGGGCGCCAAGGCCGGAGCGCCGCAGCAGACGGTGTGGGCGATCGACGGCGACGGCTGCTTCCAGATGACCAATCAGGAGCTGACCACCTGCGCCCTGAACAACATCCCGATCAAGGTCGCCATCATCAACAACGGTGCCCTCGGGATGGTCCGCCAGTGGCAGACGCTGTTCTACAACCAGCGCTACTCCAACACCGTGCTGCACAGCGGCCCGGAGGCCGACGGCAAGCAGCCGAGCGCCGGCACCCGCGTCCCCGACTTCGTGAAGCTGTCCGAGGCCATGGGCTGCTACGCGATCCGCTGCGAGTCGCCGGCCGACCTCGACAAGGTCATCGAGGAGGCGAACTCCATCAACGACCGCCCGGTCGTCGTGGACTTCATCGTCCACGAGGACGCGATGGTGTGGCCGATGGTCGCCGCCGGCACTTCCAACGACGAGATCATGGCCGCCCGGGACGTCCGCCCCGACTTCGGCGACAACGAAGACGACTGA
- a CDS encoding putative bifunctional diguanylate cyclase/phosphodiesterase yields the protein MSSPPPPTTTLDGALRAKPSPAATLPRLSSRGTGSGLYPQLVLALVCAGYAVGSAVGWGSVQVALIMGDFGLAAAAGAASVSCFRYARSRRIRFRPAWLLFALSSAMAALGNLVWGWYEVVLERPVPSPSYADGFFLCFAPPAIVGLLVLAKRPVTKAGWVCLGLDAWLIGGSLLTLAWSLALAQAAKLDSGGTSVAHTALSLAYPLLDIALVSMVLALHFRRSSANRTAVNTAIGALALTVMCDALFTSPLLHNSYRSGQLLDAGWFAGSLLLAYAPWAAPRRGHEDADRHDRAGHTRVVHEHVPGQRGGGHHHTPPAQGGDHTRYPVTRPIAGSLAALTPYLAAAVCTLGILYNVLNGRSVDRVVLITGGTVVLALVVRQGIMLLDNITLTQELAQKENHFRSLVQGSSDVIMIAAPNGILRYVSPAAAGVYGRSAEELVGTELANLIHPEDLGCVVHEVRRFLAASPVEEPTTRIECRFRSGDDGWLNVESTVNRHHGGLIFNSRDVTERVRLQAQLQHNAEHDPLTDLPNRALFTKRVQQALSGRRATDRGLALRNTAVLFIDLDGFKGVNDTIGHQAGDELLVQAARRLQEAVRHGDTASRLGGDEFAALIAGDNTRDRTARERHILELADRLRVTLSQPYLIDGNDVRVNASIGVAFAEPGLGAGELLRNADLAMYRAKAGGKGRVELYKPQMQQDVVRKAELATRLRAALHDGEFALLHQPVVCLADGRITSVAAQARWRSSQGVLFTPAEFLRVSEDSDKTAELGRWMLEEAAEQAAERTATGLAVPVAVRMGARRLLDRSMPLGSIEALLTRHGLPSGSLIIELSDLDPRISLDDLERRLSGLRRLGVRVALDGFGSGYAAITALRRLPVDVLKLDRGLVEGVVESTRLHKITSGLLRIAGDLGLQSVADGVDLPEQVVALRAMGCTHGQGMAFSGPLDEYRLRRALSSGHYPVPHAPVEPAFAGGGSGVYTSGVPVVLGGGSALRSHNETPVPPT from the coding sequence GTGAGCTCGCCACCGCCCCCCACGACCACGCTCGACGGAGCGCTGCGGGCCAAGCCCTCACCGGCGGCGACGCTGCCTCGTCTCTCGTCCCGGGGCACCGGCTCGGGACTGTATCCGCAACTCGTTCTGGCCCTGGTGTGCGCGGGATACGCCGTCGGTTCCGCGGTCGGCTGGGGTTCGGTCCAAGTCGCGCTGATCATGGGCGACTTCGGGCTGGCCGCCGCGGCCGGCGCGGCCTCCGTGTCCTGCTTCCGCTACGCCCGCAGCCGCCGTATCCGCTTTCGACCCGCCTGGCTGCTGTTCGCGCTCTCCTCGGCCATGGCGGCCCTCGGCAACCTCGTCTGGGGGTGGTACGAGGTCGTCCTGGAGCGGCCCGTGCCCAGCCCCTCCTACGCCGACGGGTTCTTCCTGTGCTTCGCGCCGCCCGCCATCGTGGGACTCCTGGTGCTCGCCAAACGGCCGGTGACCAAGGCCGGCTGGGTCTGCCTCGGGCTGGACGCCTGGCTGATCGGCGGCTCGCTGCTGACCCTGGCATGGAGCCTCGCCCTGGCCCAGGCGGCCAAGCTCGACTCCGGCGGCACGAGCGTGGCGCACACCGCGCTCTCGCTGGCCTACCCGCTGCTCGACATCGCCCTGGTCAGCATGGTGCTCGCGCTGCACTTCCGGCGCTCCTCGGCCAACCGCACCGCGGTCAACACCGCGATCGGCGCGCTCGCCCTGACCGTGATGTGCGACGCCCTGTTCACCTCGCCGCTGCTGCACAACAGCTACCGCTCCGGCCAGCTCCTCGACGCGGGCTGGTTCGCCGGCTCGCTGCTCCTGGCGTACGCCCCGTGGGCCGCGCCCCGGCGCGGGCACGAGGACGCCGACCGGCACGACAGGGCGGGGCACACGCGCGTGGTGCACGAGCACGTGCCCGGACAGCGCGGCGGGGGCCACCACCACACGCCGCCCGCGCAGGGAGGTGATCACACCCGGTACCCGGTCACCCGTCCGATCGCCGGCTCCCTGGCCGCGCTCACGCCGTACCTCGCCGCCGCCGTCTGCACCCTGGGGATCCTCTACAACGTCCTCAACGGCCGCAGCGTCGACCGCGTGGTGCTCATCACCGGCGGCACCGTGGTGCTGGCCCTCGTGGTGCGCCAGGGCATCATGCTCCTCGACAACATCACCCTCACCCAGGAACTGGCGCAGAAGGAGAACCACTTCCGCTCCCTGGTGCAGGGCTCCAGCGACGTCATCATGATCGCCGCGCCCAACGGAATCCTCCGGTACGTCTCCCCGGCCGCCGCCGGGGTCTACGGACGCTCCGCCGAGGAGCTGGTGGGTACCGAACTGGCCAATCTCATCCACCCGGAGGACCTGGGCTGCGTGGTGCACGAAGTGCGCCGCTTCCTCGCCGCCAGCCCAGTTGAGGAACCCACTACGCGCATCGAGTGCCGCTTCCGCTCGGGCGACGACGGCTGGCTCAATGTCGAGTCGACCGTCAACCGGCACCACGGCGGCCTCATCTTCAACAGCCGGGACGTGACCGAAAGAGTGCGCCTGCAGGCGCAGCTCCAGCACAACGCCGAGCACGACCCGCTCACCGACCTGCCCAACCGCGCGCTGTTCACCAAGCGCGTGCAGCAGGCCCTGTCCGGCCGCCGCGCCACCGACCGGGGTCTCGCCCTGCGCAACACGGCCGTCCTCTTCATCGACCTCGACGGCTTCAAGGGCGTCAACGACACGATCGGACACCAGGCCGGCGACGAACTGCTCGTCCAGGCCGCCCGCAGACTCCAGGAGGCGGTCCGGCACGGCGACACCGCGTCCCGGCTGGGCGGCGACGAGTTCGCGGCCCTGATCGCCGGGGACAACACCCGTGACCGCACCGCCCGTGAACGCCACATCCTGGAGCTCGCCGACCGCCTCAGGGTCACGCTGTCGCAGCCGTACCTCATCGACGGCAACGATGTCCGTGTCAACGCCTCCATCGGCGTCGCCTTCGCCGAGCCGGGCCTCGGCGCGGGGGAGCTGCTGCGCAACGCCGACCTCGCCATGTACCGCGCCAAGGCGGGCGGCAAGGGCCGCGTCGAGCTGTACAAGCCGCAGATGCAGCAGGACGTCGTACGCAAGGCGGAGCTGGCCACGCGGCTGCGTGCCGCGCTGCACGACGGCGAGTTCGCACTGCTGCACCAGCCGGTGGTGTGCCTGGCGGACGGCCGGATCACGTCGGTCGCCGCCCAGGCGCGCTGGCGGTCCTCGCAAGGGGTGCTGTTCACGCCCGCCGAGTTCCTGCGGGTGTCCGAGGACAGCGACAAGACCGCCGAGCTGGGCCGCTGGATGCTGGAGGAGGCCGCCGAGCAGGCCGCCGAGCGCACCGCGACCGGGCTCGCCGTACCGGTTGCCGTACGGATGGGTGCGCGCCGGCTGCTGGACCGCTCGATGCCGCTGGGCTCGATCGAGGCGCTGCTGACCCGGCACGGGCTGCCGTCCGGGTCGCTGATCATCGAGCTGTCCGACCTCGACCCGAGGATCTCGCTGGACGACCTGGAGCGCCGCCTGAGCGGCCTGCGCAGACTCGGCGTCCGGGTCGCCCTGGACGGCTTCGGCAGCGGGTACGCGGCGATCACCGCGCTGCGCAGGCTCCCCGTCGACGTGCTCAAGCTCGACCGCGGTCTGGTCGAGGGCGTCGTCGAGTCCACACGGCTGCACAAGATCACCAGCGGGCTGCTGCGGATCGCCGGGGACCTCGGGCTGCAGTCCGTGGCCGACGGCGTGGACCTGCCGGAGCAGGTCGTGGCGCTGCGCGCTATGGGGTGCACGCACGGGCAGGGCATGGCGTTCTCCGGGCCGCTGGACGAGTACCGGCTGCGCCGGGCGCTCAGTTCCGGCCACTATCCGGTTCCGCACGCCCCGGTGGAGCCCGCGTTCGCGGGGGGTGGTTCGGGGGTGTACACCAGTGGTGTCCCCGTCGTTCTCGGAGGCGGCAGTGCCCTTCGCTCACATAATGAGACTCCCGTCCCACCCACTTGA
- a CDS encoding 2-hydroxyacid dehydrogenase has protein sequence MTADVWLPIPPDEIEGLPEGPDYRFWDGAEDFPADPADCVFYVVPYMKPAGLGQRPLPEMSGVEVVQTLSAGIDHVEAGLKHLRPGVRLCNARGVHEASTGELTLTLILASLRGVPDFVRAQDRGEWLGGFRPALADKNVLIVGYGSIGAAIEDRLVPFELARVARVARSERTTARGDVHPLTELPALLPEADVVILSTPLTEATRHLVDADFLARMKDGALLVNVARGPVVDTKALLAELETGRITAALDVTDPEPLPREHPLWRAPGVLISPHVGGPTSAFLPRAKRLLVDQLSRYVNREPLRNVILTTGT, from the coding sequence ATGACTGCTGACGTGTGGCTCCCCATCCCGCCGGACGAGATCGAGGGCCTCCCCGAGGGCCCCGACTACCGCTTCTGGGACGGTGCCGAGGACTTCCCCGCCGACCCGGCCGACTGTGTCTTCTACGTCGTCCCGTACATGAAGCCCGCCGGGCTCGGGCAGCGTCCCCTGCCGGAGATGAGCGGCGTGGAGGTGGTGCAGACGCTCTCCGCCGGTATCGATCACGTGGAGGCGGGCCTGAAGCACCTGCGGCCCGGCGTGCGGCTGTGCAACGCGCGCGGGGTGCACGAGGCGAGCACGGGCGAGCTCACGCTCACGCTGATCCTCGCCTCGCTGCGCGGCGTCCCCGACTTCGTGCGGGCGCAGGACAGGGGGGAGTGGCTCGGCGGGTTCCGGCCCGCGCTGGCGGACAAGAACGTCCTCATCGTGGGATACGGCTCGATCGGCGCCGCCATCGAGGACCGGCTCGTACCCTTTGAACTCGCGCGGGTGGCGCGCGTCGCGCGCTCTGAGCGCACCACGGCGCGCGGAGATGTGCATCCGCTCACCGAACTGCCCGCCCTGCTCCCGGAAGCGGACGTCGTCATCCTGTCCACGCCCCTGACGGAGGCCACCCGGCACCTGGTCGACGCCGACTTCCTCGCCCGCATGAAGGACGGCGCGCTGCTGGTCAACGTCGCCCGCGGACCCGTCGTGGACACAAAGGCGCTGCTGGCCGAGCTGGAGACCGGGCGCATCACCGCCGCCCTGGACGTCACCGACCCCGAACCGCTGCCCCGGGAGCACCCCCTGTGGCGGGCGCCGGGCGTGCTCATCAGCCCGCACGTGGGCGGGCCGACATCCGCGTTCCTGCCGCGCGCGAAGCGGCTGCTGGTGGACCAGTTGAGTCGTTACGTGAACCGGGAGCCGCTGCGCAACGTGATCCTTACGACAGGCACGTAA